The Streptomyces sp. CC0208 genome window below encodes:
- a CDS encoding GTP-binding protein, with product MTAIDTLRFATAGSVDDGKSTLVGRLLHDSKSVLADQLQAVERVSRSRGQEAPDLALLTDGLRAEREQGITIDVAYRYFATPRRRFILADTPGHVEYTRNMVTGASTADLAVVLVDARNGVVEQTRRHVAVAALLRVPHVVLAVNKMDLVAYEESVFAAIADEFGAYARELGVLEVTAIPVSALAGDNVVEPSRSMDWYGGPTVLEHLESVPVGHRPDEEPTRLPVQYVIRPQTAEYPDYRGYAGQVASGALCVGEPVTVLPSGRTSTVEAIDLLGRAVDCAWAPQSVTVRLRDGIDVSRGDLIVPTAVAPTLTRDVEATVCHLADRPLTAGRRVLLKHTTRTVKAIIEEIPSRLALDDLSQQPAPGELLANDIGRVRVRTAELLALDSYAQSRRTGSFLLIDPADGTTLAAGMADGVG from the coding sequence ATGACGGCCATTGACACGCTGCGCTTCGCCACCGCCGGATCGGTGGACGACGGGAAGTCCACCTTGGTCGGCCGGCTGCTGCACGACTCCAAGTCGGTCCTCGCCGATCAGCTCCAGGCAGTGGAACGCGTCTCCCGCTCACGCGGTCAGGAGGCGCCGGACCTGGCGCTGCTCACCGACGGCCTGCGCGCCGAGCGGGAGCAGGGCATCACCATCGACGTCGCCTACCGGTACTTCGCGACGCCGCGGCGGCGATTCATCCTCGCCGACACGCCGGGGCACGTTGAGTACACGCGGAACATGGTCACCGGAGCTTCCACAGCCGACCTGGCCGTGGTCCTGGTCGACGCCCGCAACGGGGTGGTCGAGCAGACCCGGCGCCATGTCGCCGTGGCGGCCCTGCTCCGCGTTCCCCATGTGGTCCTGGCCGTCAACAAGATGGATCTCGTGGCATACGAGGAATCCGTCTTCGCCGCCATCGCCGATGAGTTCGGCGCGTACGCGCGTGAGCTGGGCGTCTTGGAGGTCACCGCGATCCCGGTCTCGGCGCTCGCCGGGGACAACGTGGTCGAGCCGTCGAGGAGCATGGACTGGTACGGGGGCCCGACGGTGCTGGAGCACCTGGAATCCGTGCCGGTCGGCCACCGCCCGGACGAGGAGCCGACGCGCCTGCCCGTGCAGTACGTCATCCGCCCGCAGACCGCCGAGTACCCCGACTACCGCGGCTACGCGGGCCAGGTCGCTTCGGGCGCGCTGTGCGTCGGCGAGCCGGTCACCGTGCTTCCGTCCGGCCGCACCAGCACCGTTGAGGCCATCGACCTGCTCGGCCGGGCCGTGGACTGCGCGTGGGCTCCCCAGTCGGTGACCGTGCGGCTGCGCGACGGCATCGACGTCTCGCGTGGCGATCTCATCGTGCCGACGGCCGTCGCGCCCACTCTCACGCGCGATGTCGAGGCGACCGTCTGCCATCTCGCCGACCGGCCGCTGACGGCCGGCCGGCGGGTGCTGCTGAAGCACACCACCCGCACGGTCAAGGCGATCATCGAGGAGATTCCGTCGCGGCTCGCCCTGGACGATCTTTCGCAGCAGCCGGCGCCCGGCGAGCTGCTCGCCAACGACATCGGCCGGGTGCGGGTGCGTACGGCCGAGCTGTTGGCGCTGGATTCGTACGCACAGTCACGGCGTACCGGCTCCTTCCTGCTCATCGACCCGGCGGACGGTACGACGCTGGCGGCCGGCATGGCAGACGGCGTTGGGTGA
- the cysD gene encoding sulfate adenylyltransferase subunit CysD: MTTVAADRPHTDNPYALSHLDTLESEAVHILREVAGEFERPVILFSGGKDSIVMLHLALKAFAPAPIPFSLLHVDTGHNFPEVLEYRDRTVAKYGLRLHVASVQEYIDAGKLRERPDGTRNPLQTVPLTEKIQAERFDAVFGGGRRDEEKARAKERVFSLRDEFSQWDPRRQRPELWNLYNGRHAPGEHVRVFPLSNWTELDVWQYIAREHIELPEIYFAHEREVFARDGMWLAAGDWGGPKDGETVETRLVRYRTVGDMSCTGAVDSGATTLDAVIAEIAASRLTERGATRADDRLSEAAMEDRKREGYF; encoded by the coding sequence ATGACCACGGTCGCGGCGGACCGCCCGCACACCGACAACCCGTACGCGCTCTCCCACCTGGACACGCTGGAGTCCGAGGCCGTCCACATCCTCCGGGAGGTGGCGGGCGAGTTCGAACGCCCAGTGATCCTCTTTTCGGGCGGCAAGGACTCCATCGTCATGCTGCACCTGGCGCTGAAGGCATTCGCCCCTGCGCCGATTCCCTTCTCGCTGCTGCATGTGGACACCGGGCACAACTTCCCCGAGGTCCTGGAGTACCGCGACCGGACGGTGGCCAAGTACGGGCTGCGGCTGCACGTCGCCTCGGTCCAGGAGTACATCGACGCCGGCAAGCTGCGCGAGCGCCCCGACGGAACGCGCAACCCCCTTCAGACGGTGCCGCTGACGGAGAAGATCCAGGCGGAGAGGTTCGACGCGGTCTTCGGCGGCGGGCGCCGGGACGAGGAGAAGGCCCGGGCCAAGGAGCGGGTGTTCTCGCTGCGCGACGAGTTCTCGCAGTGGGACCCGCGCCGTCAGCGCCCCGAGCTGTGGAACCTGTACAACGGCCGGCACGCGCCAGGCGAGCACGTCCGCGTCTTCCCGCTGTCCAACTGGACCGAGCTGGACGTGTGGCAGTACATCGCCCGAGAGCACATCGAGCTCCCCGAGATTTACTTCGCACACGAGCGCGAGGTGTTCGCGCGCGACGGCATGTGGCTGGCCGCCGGCGACTGGGGCGGGCCGAAGGACGGTGAGACCGTCGAGACCCGACTGGTCCGGTACCGCACGGTCGGTGACATGTCCTGCACCGGCGCCGTCGACTCCGGCGCCACCACGCTGGACGCCGTGATCGCCGAGATCGCCGCCTCCCGGCTCACCGAGCGGGGCGCGACCCGCGCCGACGACAGGCTTTCCGAAGCCGCCATGGAAGACCGCAAGCGCGAGGGGTACTTCTGA
- the cysC gene encoding adenylyl-sulfate kinase, with protein sequence MTPQKFCTCRPGATVWLTGLPSAGKTTIAHELAGRLCAEGRRVEVLDGDEIRSSLSAGLGFSRVERDIHVKRIGLVAEVLARNGVMALVPVIAPYADSRAAVRERHASSAIPYVEVHVATPVDVCRTRDVKGLYARQAAGEISGLTGVDDPYQIPENPDLRIEAHQQTAAQSATALHAVLKERGLA encoded by the coding sequence ATGACCCCACAGAAGTTCTGCACGTGTCGGCCCGGTGCGACGGTCTGGCTGACCGGGCTGCCGAGCGCGGGCAAGACCACGATCGCCCATGAACTCGCCGGGCGGCTGTGTGCCGAGGGACGCCGGGTCGAAGTGCTGGACGGCGACGAAATCCGCTCCTCCCTGTCCGCCGGGCTCGGCTTCAGCCGGGTGGAGCGGGACATCCATGTCAAGCGCATCGGCCTGGTCGCCGAGGTACTGGCCCGGAACGGCGTGATGGCTCTGGTGCCGGTGATCGCCCCGTACGCGGACAGCCGCGCGGCCGTACGCGAACGCCACGCGAGCAGCGCGATCCCCTACGTCGAAGTCCATGTCGCAACCCCCGTCGACGTGTGCCGCACGCGTGATGTGAAGGGGTTGTACGCCCGGCAGGCGGCCGGTGAGATCTCCGGCCTGACCGGCGTGGACGACCCGTACCAGATCCCGGAGAACCCGGATCTGCGGATCGAGGCGCACCAGCAGACCGCCGCGCAATCCGCGACGGCGCTGCACGCAGTGCTCAAAGAGAGAGGACTGGCATGA
- a CDS encoding [LysW]-aminoadipate kinase — MTTKPLTVVKCGGNPAVDAAGICADVARLVHEGHSILLVHGGSGEIGRLAGRLGVAQRTLVAPDNVTTRYTDPETLEVVVLALAGAVKPALVAELARHKVPSVGLTGMDGDMLRARRKSAVRAVVDGRTVLIRDNHSGRIATVRTELPETLLRAGYVPVVSPPAIDEQGRPVNVDADRAAAALAAALGADQLLLLTGAPGVLADPHDPTSVRSTYGTAPTGPPAPSATGGMALKLIAAREALAGGVTTVRIADGRTSKPVSRALDGAGTTVHISGARPGVPSPAQAADVPRASA; from the coding sequence GTGACCACCAAACCGCTGACGGTCGTCAAATGCGGCGGCAATCCGGCCGTGGACGCCGCGGGCATCTGCGCCGACGTCGCCCGTCTCGTCCACGAAGGACACTCCATCCTCCTGGTGCACGGAGGCTCCGGCGAGATCGGGCGCCTCGCGGGCAGACTCGGCGTCGCCCAGCGCACCCTCGTCGCCCCGGACAACGTCACCACGCGCTACACCGACCCGGAAACCCTTGAAGTGGTCGTCCTCGCCCTGGCCGGTGCGGTCAAGCCCGCGCTCGTGGCGGAACTCGCCCGCCACAAGGTGCCCTCGGTCGGCCTCACCGGCATGGACGGCGACATGCTCCGCGCCCGCCGCAAGTCCGCCGTCCGCGCCGTCGTCGACGGCCGCACCGTCCTCATCCGCGACAACCACAGCGGCCGCATCGCCACGGTACGCACCGAACTTCCCGAGACGCTCCTGCGCGCCGGGTACGTACCCGTGGTCTCACCGCCCGCCATCGACGAACAGGGTCGCCCCGTCAACGTCGATGCCGATCGCGCCGCAGCAGCGCTGGCAGCGGCACTCGGCGCCGACCAGCTCCTCCTGCTCACCGGCGCGCCCGGCGTGCTCGCCGACCCCCACGACCCCACCAGCGTGCGGAGCACCTACGGGACGGCTCCCACCGGACCACCGGCCCCGTCCGCCACGGGCGGCATGGCGCTCAAACTGATCGCCGCGCGCGAAGCACTGGCCGGCGGAGTCACCACCGTGCGCATCGCGGACGGACGCACGTCCAAACCCGTCAGCCGGGCGCTCGACGGGGCCGGCACCACGGTGCACATCTCCGGCGCGAGGCCCGGCGTGCCGTCCCCTGCGCAGGCCGCGGACGTCCCCCGGGCCTCCGCCTGA
- the argC gene encoding N-acetyl-gamma-glutamyl-phosphate reductase, giving the protein MTRVAVVGAAGYIGGELLRLLIGHPEIEVVGAVSSRFPGKRVDGVHPNLRSATDLLFCSADQVGECDAVFLALPHRVAMTQVEQWTQRAKLVIDLTGDFRLSDAEVFRRYYGEEHQAPHLLGDFVPGLPELHREQLRTADLISVPGCMAAAGVLALYPLAARDLIDPERGAQFDARTGSSGSGATAGQANLHAERSNSMRVFAPTGHRHEAEISQHLGLPAAMTATGVEAVRGVQTIGRATLRPGVDKAAVRRAYREQYAAEPFVRVVAHQRGTFRYPDPKILLGSNYCDVGYALDEDLGRLTTIAALDNLVKGGAGNAVQCLNIRMGWPETLGLAFPGLHPL; this is encoded by the coding sequence GTGACCCGGGTGGCGGTGGTCGGTGCGGCTGGTTATATCGGCGGAGAATTGCTGCGGCTGCTGATAGGCCATCCCGAGATCGAGGTGGTGGGCGCGGTCTCCTCGCGATTCCCGGGCAAGCGGGTCGACGGGGTGCATCCGAATCTGCGGTCCGCCACGGATCTGCTGTTCTGCTCGGCTGACCAGGTGGGCGAGTGCGACGCGGTGTTCCTGGCCCTGCCGCACCGGGTCGCGATGACACAGGTCGAGCAGTGGACCCAGCGCGCGAAACTCGTCATCGATCTGACGGGCGACTTCCGGCTGAGCGACGCCGAGGTCTTCCGGCGCTACTACGGTGAGGAGCACCAAGCACCCCACCTGCTCGGCGATTTCGTACCCGGCCTTCCCGAACTCCACCGCGAACAGCTGCGCACCGCAGACCTGATCAGTGTTCCCGGCTGCATGGCCGCGGCCGGCGTGCTCGCTCTGTACCCCTTGGCGGCACGGGATCTGATCGATCCCGAGCGAGGGGCGCAGTTCGACGCCCGTACCGGGTCCAGCGGCTCGGGTGCCACCGCCGGCCAGGCCAACCTGCACGCCGAACGCAGCAACTCCATGCGGGTGTTCGCGCCCACCGGCCACCGGCACGAGGCCGAGATCTCCCAGCATCTGGGCCTGCCGGCCGCGATGACCGCCACCGGTGTCGAAGCGGTTCGCGGGGTCCAGACCATCGGTCGTGCCACCCTGCGCCCCGGCGTGGACAAGGCGGCCGTGCGCCGCGCCTACCGCGAGCAGTACGCCGCGGAGCCGTTCGTCCGCGTCGTGGCACACCAGCGCGGCACCTTCCGCTACCCCGATCCGAAGATCCTCCTGGGATCCAACTACTGCGACGTCGGCTACGCCCTCGACGAGGACCTCGGCCGCCTGACCACGATCGCCGCCCTGGACAACCTCGTCAAAGGCGGCGCGGGCAACGCCGTGCAGTGCCTCAACATCCGCATGGGCTGGCCTGAGACCCTCGGCCTGGCCTTCCCCGGCCTGCACCCCCTGTAA